The following proteins come from a genomic window of Anopheles ziemanni chromosome 3, idAnoZiCoDA_A2_x.2, whole genome shotgun sequence:
- the LOC131287330 gene encoding splicing factor YJU2, with product MSERKVLNKYYPPDFDPSKIPRVKLPKNRQYTVRLMAPFNMRCVTCGEYIYKGKKFNARKEDVENEDYLGIRIYRFYIKCTRCLQEISFKTDPRNTDYEIEAGATRNFMALKLAEEQARREEEEAREEEATNPMKLLENRTQQSRNEIELLESLEELRDLNRRQQDIDYDSMLQQFDRKESIQEREERLARQDEEFIKTVKFQNKTGIKRVATEVVVEEVKEEKSDETLQTAPSGSMNSSASSSASSSSTSVAPSFASAKTRKLDNISIGVKKSALSNLVIKKKPTADAAKVMPPPKAPPPVAAPSATAVTAAATTGSSGIGSLGLLGAYSDSDEGSDEN from the exons ATGTCGgaaagaaaagttttaaaC AAATACTATCCGCCGGATTTCGATCCGTCGAAAATTCCACGGGTGAAACTTCCCAAGAACCGTCAGTACACGGTCCGGCTGATGGCACCGTTCAATATGCGCTGCGTAACCTGCGGCGAGTACATCTATAAAggcaaaaagtttaatgctCGCAAGGAAGATGTGGAAAACGAAGATTACCTCGGGATCCGAATCTACCGGTTCTACATCAAGTGTACGCGCTGTCTGCAGGAAATTTCCTTCAAGACTGATCCCCGCAACACGGATTACGAGATCGAGGCGGGTGCTACGCGTAATTTTATGGCATTGAAGCTGGCGGAAGAGCAAGCGCGtcgggaggaggaagaggcCCGTGAAGAAGAGGCAACCAATCCGATGAAGCTGCTCGAGAATCGAACGCAGCAGTCGAGGAACGAAATTGAACTGCTGGAATCGCTGGAGGAACTGAGAGACCTGAACCGTCGGCAGCAGGACATCGACTACGACAGTATGCTGCAGCAGTTTGATCGCAAGGAAAGCATCCAAGAGCGTGAGGAACGATTGGCACGTCAGGACGAAGAATTTATCAA AACTGTtaaattccaaaacaaaaccggcATCAAACGGGTAGCCACAGAAGTAGTCGTAGAAgaagtgaaagaagaaaaatccgACGAAACCCTCCAGACAGCACCATCCGGAAGTATGAATtcttcagcatcatcatcggcatcatCTTCCTCTACCTCAGTGGCACCTTCCTTCGCCAGCGCCAAGACAAGGAAGCTCGATAACATAAGCATCGGAGTGAAGAAAAGTGCTCTCAGCAATTTGGTTATCAAAAAGAAGCCAACGGCAGATGCGGCAAAAGTCATGCCACCACCCAAAGCTCCGCCGCCTGTAGCCGCGCCTTCTGCGACAGCAGTGACTGCTGCTGCCACAACCGGAAGTAGCGGAATCGGAAGTTTAGGGCTGCTGGGTGCCTATTCTGACAGCGATGAGGGATCGGATGAAAACTAA